In Armatimonadota bacterium, one DNA window encodes the following:
- a CDS encoding ABC transporter permease produces the protein MAGYVGRRLLLLLPVLLGVLTVVFVLMRAVPGDPARLIAGPEATQTELEAVRREWGLDAPLPVQYLQYLSRVARGDLGESIRSRRPVTVELAARFPNTLRLALASLLIMTVLGVSAGILAATHQNTFLDYASMAVALVGISMPIFWLGLMLMLLFSLYLGWLPATGRDGPAHLVLPAITLGTALTAVVARITRASMLEVLRQDYIRTARAKGLSERLVVWAHALRNALIPTVTVVGLNFGGLLSGAVLTETVFAWPGIGRLIVDAIEMRDYPVVQGGVLLVALTYSLVNLIVDVAYAFIDPRIRYA, from the coding sequence GTGGCCGGGTACGTAGGGCGTCGGCTTCTACTGCTGCTGCCGGTTCTCCTGGGGGTCCTGACGGTGGTCTTCGTCCTCATGCGGGCCGTGCCGGGAGACCCGGCACGGCTCATCGCCGGCCCGGAGGCCACGCAGACGGAGCTGGAGGCGGTGCGCCGGGAGTGGGGGCTTGATGCCCCCCTCCCGGTCCAGTACCTGCAGTACCTGAGCCGGGTTGCCCGAGGCGACCTGGGCGAATCCATCAGGAGTCGCCGTCCCGTAACCGTCGAGCTCGCCGCCCGCTTTCCCAACACGCTGCGGCTGGCGCTGGCCAGCCTGCTCATCATGACCGTACTGGGAGTCTCCGCCGGGATCCTGGCAGCCACCCATCAAAACACCTTCCTGGACTATGCCAGCATGGCGGTGGCGCTGGTGGGGATCTCCATGCCTATCTTCTGGCTCGGCCTGATGCTGATGCTCCTGTTCTCACTGTACCTGGGCTGGCTCCCCGCCACGGGCAGGGACGGTCCGGCACACCTGGTCCTGCCGGCGATCACGCTGGGCACTGCTCTGACCGCGGTGGTGGCCCGGATCACGCGGGCCAGTATGCTGGAAGTCTTGCGTCAGGACTACATCCGCACCGCGCGAGCCAAAGGCCTGAGCGAGCGCCTGGTGGTCTGGGCCCACGCCCTGCGCAACGCCCTGATCCCGACCGTCACGGTGGTGGGATTGAATTTTGGCGGCCTGCTCTCTGGGGCCGTGCTCACGGAGACCGTCTTCGCCTGGCCGGGGATCGGCCGGCTCATCGTGGATGCCATCGAGATGCGCGACTATCCCGTCGTCCAGGGCGGGGTCCTCCTGGTGGCCCTGACCTACTCCTTGGTCAACCTCATCGTGGATGTAGCCTACGCCTTCATCGACCCGCGCATTCGCTATGCCTAG